The Setaria viridis chromosome 6, Setaria_viridis_v4.0, whole genome shotgun sequence genome contains a region encoding:
- the LOC117862216 gene encoding histone H2B.1-like has protein sequence MAPKAEKKPAAKKPAEEEPAAEKAEKTPAGKKPKAEKRLPAGKSAGKDGEKKGKKKAKKSVETYKIYIFKVLKQVHPDIGISSKAMSIMNSFINDIFEKLAAEAAKLARYNKKPTITSREIQTSVRLVLPGELAKHAVSEGTKAVTKFTSS, from the coding sequence ATGGCGCCCAAGGCCGAGAAGAAGCCCGCCGCCAAGAAgcccgcggaggaggagccggcggccgagaaggcggagaagaccccggcggggaagaagcccaaggccGAGAAGCGGCTGCCGGCCGGCAAGTCCGCCGGCAAGGACGGCGAGAAGAAGGGCAagaagaaggcgaagaagaGCGTGGAGACCTACAAGATCTACATCTTCAAGGTGCTGAAGCAGGTGCACCCCGACATCGGCATCTCCTCCAAGGCCATGTCCATCATGAACTCCTTCATCAACGACATCTTCGAGAagctggcggcggaggcggccaagCTCGCGCGGTACAACAAGAAGCCCACCATCACCTCCCGCGAGATCCAGACCTCGGTCCGCCTCGTCCTCCCCGGGGAGCTCGCCAAGCACGCCGTCTCCGAGGGCACCAAGGCCGTCACCAAGTTCACCTCCTCCTAG